In the genome of Tannockella kyphosi, one region contains:
- the mngB gene encoding mannosylglycerate hydrolase — MSNKVHVVPHMHWDREWYFSAEESKLLLVNNMEEIMTRLENDPNYPTYTLDGQTAVLEDYLNIMPENKERLKKLTQAGRLIIGPWYSQTDEMVVGGESIVRNLLYGHKDCEEFGPVMKLGYLPDSFGQSAQMPMILNGFDIHRSMFWRGTSERMGTTNTEFYWTSDDGSKVLTQLLPLGYAIGKYLPEEKEALAKRCEKYMPVLERGATGENILLPNGHDQMPIQQNIEEVMVQLKNIYPTKDFFLSSFDNLFEELEKKTDYDTLHGEFLDGKYMRVHRSIFSSRADIKILNTIIENKITNILEPLASLAYSLGFEYYHGFIESIWKDIMKNHAHDSIGCCCSDKVHREIKERFILALEKVDRFIEFYQRKIVDSMDNAIALDKLTVFNMLPTTRKEVVIGKVITRMKGFKLVDSNNQEVAYTIETKQIIDAGLIDRQIVHYGNYDPFVEYTLQIDTTIPSMGYTTFFLVEDTCSMEVTTKQANHLENEYYVIEVANNGTLTILDKTTNKEYSDVLLMEDGSDDGDGYDYSPLIEDVIFTSNDVIANTTINATDLTSKAIINYTMEVPKNLQRRSEGFIDATMDFSIEVGLKKNSDFISIQITVDNKAEDHRLRTYIPQNIAGKVSLSDNQFGIIERPVYDDALDYWEKEKWSERPDTIYPMLSYVTLKDASLVAFTNSIREYEVIGDNYETIALTLFRSVGVLGKENLVRRPGRPSGIKMETPDSQMLGTITMDLGISTYASTNELATKAKAYTTPLVSYNKMPYNAMKLNNSGKQTPYTHSLFTQTNKNIVISTVKKMEKEEQLLVRAFQITKEEQTIELNVPIKKVTNLNEETIDSNNNIAYNQVKSFII; from the coding sequence ATGTCAAACAAAGTACATGTAGTACCCCATATGCATTGGGATCGTGAATGGTATTTTTCAGCCGAAGAATCAAAATTATTATTAGTAAACAACATGGAAGAAATCATGACAAGATTAGAAAATGATCCTAATTATCCAACTTATACATTAGATGGTCAAACAGCAGTATTAGAAGACTACTTAAATATCATGCCAGAAAACAAAGAAAGATTAAAAAAATTAACACAAGCAGGAAGATTAATTATTGGTCCTTGGTATAGCCAAACTGATGAAATGGTAGTTGGTGGAGAGTCAATTGTACGTAACTTATTATATGGACATAAAGATTGTGAAGAGTTTGGACCTGTAATGAAACTAGGATACTTACCTGATTCTTTTGGACAATCAGCTCAAATGCCAATGATATTAAATGGATTTGATATTCATAGAAGTATGTTTTGGAGAGGTACTAGTGAAAGAATGGGTACTACAAATACAGAATTCTATTGGACAAGTGATGATGGAAGTAAAGTATTAACCCAATTATTACCTTTAGGATATGCTATTGGTAAATATTTACCAGAAGAAAAAGAAGCTCTTGCAAAACGTTGTGAAAAATACATGCCAGTATTAGAAAGAGGAGCTACTGGAGAAAATATTTTATTACCAAATGGTCATGACCAAATGCCAATTCAACAAAATATTGAAGAAGTAATGGTTCAATTAAAAAATATTTATCCTACAAAAGACTTCTTCTTAAGTAGTTTTGATAACTTATTTGAAGAATTAGAAAAGAAAACTGATTATGATACATTACATGGAGAATTCTTAGATGGAAAATACATGCGTGTTCATCGCTCTATCTTCTCTTCTAGAGCAGATATTAAAATCTTAAACACAATTATTGAAAATAAAATAACAAATATCTTAGAACCATTAGCTTCTTTAGCTTATTCATTAGGGTTTGAATACTATCATGGTTTTATCGAATCTATTTGGAAAGATATTATGAAAAACCATGCCCATGATTCAATAGGATGTTGTTGTAGTGATAAAGTACATCGTGAAATAAAAGAAAGATTTATCTTAGCTTTAGAAAAAGTAGATCGTTTCATTGAATTCTATCAAAGAAAAATAGTAGATTCGATGGATAATGCAATAGCATTAGATAAATTAACAGTATTTAATATGTTACCTACTACTAGAAAAGAAGTAGTAATTGGCAAAGTAATTACACGTATGAAAGGATTTAAATTAGTAGATAGTAATAACCAAGAAGTAGCTTATACTATTGAAACAAAACAAATCATTGATGCTGGTTTAATTGATCGTCAAATTGTACATTATGGTAACTATGATCCATTTGTAGAATATACATTACAAATAGATACAACCATTCCATCTATGGGTTATACAACATTCTTCTTAGTAGAAGATACTTGTTCTATGGAAGTAACAACAAAACAAGCAAATCATTTAGAAAATGAATATTATGTAATTGAAGTAGCTAATAATGGAACATTAACTATTTTAGATAAAACAACTAATAAAGAATATAGTGATGTATTATTAATGGAAGATGGTTCAGATGATGGAGATGGATATGATTACTCACCATTAATAGAAGATGTAATCTTTACATCTAATGATGTAATCGCAAATACAACAATCAATGCTACTGACTTAACAAGTAAAGCAATTATTAATTATACAATGGAAGTACCAAAAAACTTACAAAGACGTAGTGAAGGATTTATAGATGCTACAATGGACTTTAGCATTGAAGTAGGATTAAAGAAAAATAGTGATTTTATTTCTATTCAAATTACGGTAGATAATAAAGCAGAAGATCATCGATTACGTACCTATATTCCTCAAAATATTGCTGGTAAAGTATCCTTAAGCGATAATCAGTTTGGTATTATAGAAAGACCAGTTTATGATGATGCATTAGATTATTGGGAAAAAGAAAAATGGAGTGAAAGACCAGATACGATTTATCCAATGTTAAGCTATGTAACATTAAAAGATGCATCTCTAGTGGCTTTTACAAATTCTATTCGTGAATATGAAGTAATTGGAGATAACTATGAAACAATCGCACTTACCTTATTTAGAAGTGTCGGAGTATTAGGGAAAGAAAACTTAGTACGTCGTCCTGGGCGTCCATCAGGAATTAAGATGGAAACACCAGATTCTCAAATGTTAGGAACAATTACAATGGACTTAGGTATATCTACTTATGCATCTACAAATGAACTTGCAACAAAAGCAAAAGCTTATACAACACCATTAGTTTCTTATAACAAAATGCCTTATAACGCAATGAAACTAAACAACAGTGGAAAACAAACTCCTTATACACATTCTTTATTTACACAAACAAACAAAAATATTGTTATCAGTACTGTAAAGAAAATGGAAAAAGAAGAACAATTATTAGTTCGTGCTTTCCAAATCACAAAAGAAGAACAAACAATAGAATTAAATGTTCCTATTAAAAAAGTAACAAACTTAAATGAAGAAACAATAGATTCAAACAACAATATCGCTTATAATCAAGTTAAATCATTTATTATTTAA
- the mngA gene encoding PTS 2-O-a-mannosyl-D-glycerate transporter subunit IIABC, with product MELSKLTKESLITIHSDLVNKDEIIHALIEKLYQEDKISNKEEFYNAVIAREEISATGIDAGLAIPHGKSSAVKEASFAVAILNNIATDWPSVVPTNEVKYVFLLAIPEVDESGTQMKLLSTLMTKMSDMNYTSKLYSATSPKQFVELLDYDPNQTTEKEEVTYTHSIVAITACAAGIAHTYMAAEALIKAGKEMGVQVFVEKQGANGIEDRHTNEQLKNADAAIFSVDVAVKNEERYQHLPTIRTRVAAPLHNAQGIIQDALDKASNSDKKEFVEQDAVDESITGIIKESVMTGISHVIPLIVAGGMIAALVTIFARLFGAEVLLSDSTSYLYQIKLLGSTLLGTLMVPVLAAYMAYSIAEKPGLTAGFAAGLCANMIEGGFLAGMLGGIVAGFVMLGLKKYIPAKGTFAGFVSFVIYPVASVLIVGIIMLFVLGQPVTWLNNSLVAMLSSLSGTNAALLGAIVGIMVSFDLGGPVNKASYAFCVAAMAEGVLVPYCVFASVKMVSAFAVTLATKFAKDLYTEQEREIGNSTWLLGLAGITEGAIPFMMADPLRVMFSMSVGSAVCGALVAMFQIGLDVPGAGIFSIFVLTADNMPVAMAVWFGAAVLGAIISASLLVITRKQKLKK from the coding sequence ATGGAACTATCAAAATTAACAAAAGAATCTTTAATTACTATCCATAGTGATTTAGTAAACAAAGACGAAATTATTCATGCATTAATTGAGAAATTATATCAAGAAGATAAAATTTCTAACAAAGAAGAATTTTACAATGCAGTTATTGCAAGAGAAGAAATAAGTGCAACAGGAATTGATGCTGGACTTGCTATTCCTCATGGTAAATCATCAGCTGTAAAAGAAGCATCTTTTGCAGTAGCAATCTTAAATAATATTGCTACTGATTGGCCAAGTGTTGTACCAACCAATGAAGTTAAATATGTTTTCTTATTAGCAATACCAGAAGTAGATGAATCAGGAACACAAATGAAGTTATTATCTACTTTAATGACAAAGATGTCCGATATGAATTATACAAGTAAATTATATAGTGCAACATCTCCAAAACAATTCGTAGAACTATTAGATTATGATCCTAATCAAACAACAGAAAAAGAAGAAGTAACATATACACACAGCATTGTTGCAATTACAGCATGTGCTGCTGGAATAGCACATACTTATATGGCGGCCGAAGCACTTATAAAAGCGGGTAAAGAAATGGGTGTTCAAGTATTTGTTGAAAAACAAGGGGCAAACGGAATTGAAGATCGTCATACAAATGAACAATTAAAAAATGCAGATGCAGCTATCTTTAGTGTCGATGTAGCAGTAAAAAATGAAGAACGTTATCAACATTTACCAACTATCCGTACAAGAGTAGCAGCACCATTACATAATGCCCAAGGCATTATTCAAGATGCATTAGATAAAGCTAGTAATAGTGATAAAAAAGAATTTGTAGAACAAGATGCAGTAGATGAAAGTATAACAGGAATTATTAAAGAATCTGTAATGACAGGGATTTCTCATGTTATTCCTTTGATTGTAGCAGGAGGGATGATTGCAGCTTTAGTAACAATCTTTGCAAGATTGTTTGGAGCAGAGGTTTTATTAAGTGATTCAACTAGTTATTTATATCAAATTAAATTATTAGGTAGTACTTTATTAGGGACACTAATGGTACCAGTATTAGCAGCATATATGGCTTATAGTATTGCAGAAAAACCAGGGTTAACAGCAGGGTTTGCTGCTGGGTTATGTGCCAATATGATAGAAGGTGGATTCTTAGCTGGGATGCTAGGTGGGATTGTTGCCGGATTTGTTATGTTAGGTTTAAAGAAATATATTCCTGCTAAAGGAACATTTGCAGGGTTTGTAAGTTTTGTTATTTATCCTGTTGCATCTGTTTTAATTGTTGGAATTATTATGTTATTTGTATTAGGACAACCAGTAACTTGGTTAAATAATAGTTTAGTAGCTATGTTAAGTTCTTTATCAGGGACAAATGCAGCATTACTTGGGGCAATTGTTGGAATCATGGTTTCTTTTGATTTAGGAGGACCTGTAAATAAAGCATCATATGCATTCTGTGTTGCAGCAATGGCAGAAGGTGTATTAGTACCATATTGTGTATTTGCATCCGTTAAAATGGTTTCTGCATTTGCAGTAACATTAGCAACTAAGTTTGCAAAAGATTTATATACAGAACAAGAAAGAGAAATTGGTAACTCAACTTGGTTACTTGGATTAGCTGGTATTACAGAAGGTGCGATTCCATTTATGATGGCAGATCCTTTACGAGTAATGTTTTCGATGTCAGTAGGATCAGCAGTTTGTGGAGCTTTAGTAGCTATGTTCCAAATTGGTTTAGATGTACCAGGAGCAGGAATTTTCTCCATATTTGTATTAACAGCAGATAACATGCCAGTAGCAATGGCAGTATGGTTTGGAGCAGCAGTGCTAGGAGCAATCATATCAGCTTCATTATTAGTAATTACTAGAAAACAAAAACTAAAGAAATAG
- a CDS encoding MurR/RpiR family transcriptional regulator, translating into MNFEERVLKQEFKLNDTDDEIIDYIRKNRSIIHTLSIQDIASEVYSVPNAIMRLAKKLEYTGFAQLKIMIQQENEEAGKIKKIPNNVSKTIELINYDALFQVSLKMKKCKTVYFLGVGDSIYFCEMMANNLRCINKKAEYYHNYHEIDYRVSHCDQQDVLVFISATGENKRLIEVAKQAKERGVCVISITHFNKNSLSSISNKALYFWGEERRLDGFNVTDRTGLMILLRELSEVFWREYCI; encoded by the coding sequence ATGAATTTTGAAGAACGTGTATTAAAACAGGAATTTAAATTAAATGATACGGATGATGAGATTATTGATTATATTAGAAAGAATCGGAGCATAATACATACATTATCAATACAAGATATTGCGAGTGAAGTATATAGTGTACCAAACGCTATTATGCGTTTAGCTAAGAAGTTAGAATATACTGGCTTTGCACAATTAAAAATAATGATTCAACAAGAAAATGAAGAAGCAGGTAAAATAAAAAAGATACCAAATAATGTATCGAAAACAATTGAATTAATTAATTATGATGCTTTATTTCAAGTATCTTTAAAAATGAAGAAATGTAAAACAGTTTATTTTCTAGGAGTAGGAGATTCTATTTATTTTTGTGAAATGATGGCTAATAATTTACGTTGTATCAATAAAAAAGCAGAATATTATCATAACTATCATGAAATAGATTATCGAGTAAGTCATTGTGATCAACAGGATGTTTTGGTATTTATAAGTGCTACTGGAGAAAATAAAAGATTAATAGAAGTAGCTAAACAAGCCAAAGAAAGAGGAGTATGTGTAATTAGTATTACTCATTTTAATAAAAATAGTTTAAGTAGTATTAGTAATAAAGCGTTGTATTTTTGGGGTGAAGAGAGAAGACTAGATGGTTTTAATGTTACGGATAGAACCGGATTAATGATTTTACTTAGAGAGTTAAGTGAAGTATTTTGGAGAGAGTATTGTATTTAA
- the ispD gene encoding 2-C-methyl-D-erythritol 4-phosphate cytidylyltransferase gives MKYSAIVLCAGSGSRTGLGYNKMFYQKDGETVYQKTMKLFLNDSRCHQIIVVCKQEEMPEFDALVSDKRIKYCIGGKERQDSVYAGLQVVNQEYVFIHDGARPYVARKTMDELCQCVEKHKACLVMVPSIDTLKEVVDGIVVKTPARHTMMNAQTPQVFETNLIKEAYQKGKENNFVATDDSSLVEMFTNKKVYVVVGDYENKKITTPSDL, from the coding sequence ATGAAATATAGTGCGATTGTTTTATGTGCTGGAAGTGGTTCTAGAACAGGATTAGGTTATAATAAAATGTTTTATCAAAAAGATGGGGAAACAGTCTATCAAAAAACAATGAAACTCTTTTTAAATGATAGTCGTTGTCATCAAATTATTGTTGTTTGTAAACAAGAAGAAATGCCTGAATTTGATGCATTAGTATCTGATAAACGTATCAAATATTGTATCGGTGGTAAAGAAAGACAAGATAGTGTCTATGCTGGACTTCAAGTAGTGAATCAAGAATATGTTTTTATTCATGATGGAGCAAGACCTTATGTTGCTAGAAAAACAATGGATGAATTATGCCAGTGTGTGGAAAAACACAAAGCATGTTTAGTGATGGTTCCAAGTATTGATACATTAAAAGAAGTAGTAGATGGAATTGTGGTGAAAACACCAGCTCGTCATACTATGATGAATGCACAAACACCACAAGTATTTGAGACTAACTTAATCAAGGAAGCTTATCAAAAAGGAAAAGAGAATAACTTTGTTGCTACGGATGATAGTTCTTTAGTAGAAATGTTTACAAACAAGAAAGTGTATGTTGTTGTAGGTGATTATGAAAACAAAAAAATAACAACACCATCCGATTTATAA
- a CDS encoding LiaF transmembrane domain-containing protein: protein MNKYGDKIIGITLIISALLFLLSELGYLPNFEFGTVVAGVIFGGIGIAGIYQRNFSQAIFSFSFCYIFTYEALSMPRISFLALMVIATLLSIGVSLIFPQKTKKEKVLYQDISDDVSITFGGVEKYISSNHFEEANIHCTFGEVKVYFDQTTMLMNEATVNIKVTCGEVNLFVPRSWKVESSVKTLFGDVSKTGVIDDQVYTLYVKGSITCSELQIIYI, encoded by the coding sequence ATGAATAAGTATGGTGATAAAATTATAGGGATAACATTAATTATAAGTGCATTGTTATTCTTACTATCAGAATTAGGATATTTGCCTAATTTTGAATTTGGAACAGTAGTAGCAGGAGTTATCTTTGGAGGAATAGGGATTGCAGGGATTTATCAAAGAAACTTTAGTCAAGCTATCTTTAGTTTTTCTTTTTGTTATATTTTTACGTATGAAGCATTATCGATGCCTAGAATATCTTTTCTAGCTTTAATGGTAATAGCAACATTATTAAGTATTGGTGTTTCTTTGATTTTTCCCCAAAAAACAAAGAAAGAAAAAGTACTCTACCAAGATATAAGTGATGATGTATCGATTACATTTGGAGGAGTAGAAAAATATATTTCTTCGAATCACTTTGAAGAAGCAAATATTCATTGTACTTTTGGAGAAGTGAAAGTATATTTTGATCAAACAACGATGTTAATGAATGAAGCAACTGTGAATATAAAAGTAACTTGTGGAGAAGTTAATTTATTTGTACCAAGGAGTTGGAAAGTAGAATCTTCTGTAAAAACATTGTTTGGAGATGTCTCTAAAACAGGTGTTATTGATGATCAAGTATATACACTATATGTAAAAGGAAGTATTACTTGTAGTGAATTACAAATTATTTATATTTAG
- a CDS encoding LytTR family DNA-binding domain-containing protein: protein MKVVVEIKEDLEETTVHILTKEYNEDIKKLEKQLNAYPQLQEIKGYLLEKECFLNLDDVLFFETEGRDIVAHTIDKVYQVKYKLYELEQLLPDFYVRVSKSAIVNVKNIYAINRDLVRNGMVEFKGSHKNVSISRTYYKNFQYVLERKRK, encoded by the coding sequence TTGAAAGTTGTAGTAGAAATAAAAGAAGACTTAGAAGAAACAACCGTTCATATTCTTACAAAAGAATATAATGAAGATATAAAAAAACTAGAAAAACAACTAAATGCATATCCTCAATTACAAGAAATAAAAGGATATCTATTAGAAAAAGAATGTTTTTTAAATCTGGATGATGTTTTATTTTTTGAAACAGAAGGTAGAGACATCGTAGCACATACAATAGATAAGGTATACCAAGTAAAATATAAACTATATGAACTAGAACAATTATTACCTGACTTTTATGTTAGAGTATCGAAGTCAGCTATTGTAAATGTGAAAAATATTTATGCTATTAATCGAGACTTAGTAAGAAATGGAATGGTTGAATTTAAAGGAAGTCATAAGAATGTATCGATATCAAGAACATATTATAAAAATTTCCAATATGTTCTAGAAAGAAAGAGGAAATAA
- a CDS encoding AAA family ATPase produces the protein MLTKFDEQSQKAIVIGESIAFDFGHPSVGSEHLLLAILKMTDAKLTNALQKYDVDDKKIEDDIIRLFGRSDDQPFYMEYSEIVQDILEKAIQLVKETASDKVSINILSLALLESRESVAMELLKKYKVDIEEIIFEMKENSDLESKLDQIPTLINLNKRMKENKKEIVGREKEIEQLCMILSKKEKSNALIIGQAGVGKSALVEKLAMMINEKNVIPSLQKTLIYELNLSGVVSGTKYRGEFEEKLKKIIDKVKGLDNVVLFIDEIHTMIGAGGAEGAIDASNILKPYIARKDITIIGATTTSEYYQYFEPVQAMNRRFSIVMLQENTREETKQILLQNKAYYEQYHGILLPDDCLDYLLETVTRYMKNRTFPDKAIDILDLACVKTKFLQAKTVTKDILKQTIEEYTKIKIDQEYDYPALKESLKKKVIGQDSIIDTFINHLAYPKKQRNKPQGVYLFTGRTGVGKTELVKQLSIFMNKPIIRLDMSEYKDPTSLQKILGSPPGYIGYEKSSLFLEKLTTNQKSIILLDEIEKAHPDVLHLFLQVLDEGYLEDNQKRKIYFHDCLIIMTANIFQQNNGLGFKKTKKQDNIYHYFSDEFINRIDYTFQFFDLSKDAILTILQNNCAFELSSKELENLLNNYQIHLGARGALRQLQQYLIQKEVLTYQ, from the coding sequence ATGTTAACAAAATTTGATGAACAGTCTCAAAAAGCAATAGTAATAGGCGAAAGCATTGCCTTTGACTTTGGACATCCTAGTGTTGGAAGTGAACACTTATTGCTTGCAATATTAAAAATGACAGATGCAAAATTAACAAATGCATTACAAAAGTACGATGTAGATGATAAAAAAATAGAGGATGATATTATTCGTTTATTTGGACGAAGTGATGATCAACCTTTTTATATGGAATATAGCGAAATAGTACAAGACATATTAGAAAAAGCAATACAATTAGTAAAAGAAACAGCAAGTGATAAAGTATCAATCAATATTTTATCACTAGCGTTATTAGAGTCTAGAGAAAGTGTTGCAATGGAGCTATTAAAGAAATATAAGGTAGATATAGAAGAAATTATTTTTGAAATGAAAGAAAATAGTGACTTAGAATCAAAACTAGATCAAATACCAACCTTAATTAATCTAAACAAAAGAATGAAAGAAAACAAAAAAGAAATAGTAGGAAGAGAAAAAGAAATAGAGCAATTATGTATGATACTTTCTAAAAAAGAGAAAAGCAATGCTTTAATTATAGGACAAGCAGGTGTTGGAAAATCCGCATTAGTTGAAAAACTAGCAATGATGATTAATGAAAAGAATGTAATACCAAGCTTACAAAAAACATTAATTTATGAATTAAACTTATCTGGTGTTGTATCAGGAACAAAATATCGAGGAGAATTTGAAGAGAAACTAAAGAAAATAATTGATAAGGTAAAAGGATTAGATAATGTTGTTCTATTTATTGATGAAATTCATACTATGATAGGAGCAGGAGGAGCAGAAGGTGCTATCGATGCCTCTAATATATTAAAACCATATATTGCTAGAAAAGATATCACCATTATAGGTGCCACTACAACAAGTGAGTATTACCAATACTTTGAACCTGTACAAGCAATGAATCGTCGCTTTAGTATTGTAATGTTACAAGAAAACACTCGTGAAGAAACAAAACAAATTCTCTTACAAAATAAAGCCTATTATGAACAATATCATGGTATCTTATTACCAGATGATTGTTTAGACTATCTATTAGAAACAGTAACACGTTATATGAAAAACAGAACTTTTCCAGATAAAGCAATTGATATATTAGATTTAGCTTGTGTAAAAACAAAATTCTTACAAGCAAAAACAGTAACCAAAGATATCTTAAAACAAACAATCGAAGAGTATACAAAAATAAAGATAGATCAAGAATACGATTATCCTGCCCTAAAAGAATCATTAAAAAAGAAAGTAATTGGGCAAGATTCTATTATTGATACGTTTATTAATCATCTAGCATATCCTAAAAAACAAAGAAACAAACCACAAGGAGTATACTTATTTACCGGTAGAACAGGTGTTGGAAAAACAGAATTAGTAAAACAACTAAGCATATTCATGAATAAACCAATTATTCGATTAGATATGTCTGAATACAAAGACCCAACTTCGCTACAAAAAATATTAGGATCTCCACCAGGATATATAGGATATGAAAAATCTAGTTTGTTTTTAGAAAAGCTGACAACAAATCAAAAATCAATTATCTTATTAGATGAAATAGAAAAAGCCCATCCTGATGTCTTACACCTATTTCTACAAGTATTAGATGAAGGTTATCTAGAAGATAACCAAAAGAGAAAAATCTATTTTCATGACTGTTTGATTATTATGACTGCAAACATATTCCAACAAAATAATGGTTTAGGTTTTAAGAAAACAAAGAAACAAGATAATATTTATCACTATTTTAGTGATGAATTTATCAATCGAATTGACTATACTTTTCAATTCTTTGACTTATCAAAAGATGCAATCTTAACAATTTTACAAAACAATTGTGCTTTTGAATTATCATCAAAAGAACTAGAAAACCTGCTCAATAACTATCAAATTCATCTAGGAGCAAGAGGAGCACTAAGACAATTACAACAATATTTAATACAAAAAGAAGTACTTACTTATCAATAG
- a CDS encoding GTP pyrophosphokinase, which yields MGNSYEVSLSDLMLDEAVFSSINEFAQIQQIYSAAIKEIKTKLEILDDEFAVRYDYNPIHHMDYRLKKPRSIINKCRKNNIPVNADAIQKNLFDIAGIRVICNYVDDIYLVANLLSKQDDVTLLVKKDYIKNPKPSGYRSLHLVLEIPIFLADETKMVPVEIQIRTIAMDFWASLEHHMKYKTDASVPDGVRLELTECANSISKLDHKMQGIHNELTKLSKKDD from the coding sequence ATGGGAAATAGTTATGAGGTGTCGTTATCTGACTTAATGTTAGATGAAGCAGTGTTTTCTTCTATTAATGAATTTGCACAAATTCAACAAATATATAGTGCAGCTATTAAAGAGATTAAAACAAAGCTAGAAATATTAGATGATGAGTTTGCAGTACGTTATGATTATAATCCAATTCATCATATGGATTATCGTTTAAAGAAACCTAGAAGTATTATTAATAAGTGTCGTAAAAATAATATTCCTGTTAATGCGGATGCGATTCAAAAGAATTTATTTGATATAGCAGGTATTCGTGTTATTTGTAATTATGTGGATGATATTTATTTAGTAGCTAATTTATTATCAAAACAAGATGATGTTACACTTCTTGTTAAAAAGGATTATATTAAAAACCCTAAACCTAGTGGTTATCGTAGTTTACATCTTGTTTTAGAAATACCAATATTCTTAGCAGATGAAACAAAAATGGTTCCTGTAGAAATACAAATTCGTACAATCGCAATGGATTTTTGGGCAAGTCTAGAACATCATATGAAATACAAAACAGATGCTAGTGTCCCTGATGGTGTTCGTTTAGAGCTTACAGAGTGTGCTAATTCGATTAGTAAACTAGATCATAAAATGCAGGGTATTCATAATGAACTAACAAAACTATCAAAAAAGGATGACTAA
- the pnuC gene encoding nicotinamide riboside transporter PnuC encodes MKKMIFCFNKIEMRLWILSITIILSVNIFHGNIHYLSLFTTLLGITGLLYLARGNVLGQIITVVFSILYGYISYQFGYYGEMLTYLCMTGPMALLATIEWLKNPYQGSIDEVEVANLTKPKFLCLCFLTMIVTILFYFVLKYFNTQNLIVSVLSIFTSFMAVGLTYLRSHYYAIAYAFNDIILIILWLLATIQNSTYLTMVLCFCVFLVNDLYAYYNWKKMKEKQKDNN; translated from the coding sequence ATGAAAAAGATGATATTTTGTTTTAATAAAATAGAAATGAGATTATGGATACTATCGATAACTATTATTTTAAGTGTTAATATCTTTCATGGAAATATTCATTATTTATCACTTTTTACAACATTATTAGGAATTACTGGATTGCTTTATTTAGCAAGAGGCAATGTATTAGGACAAATAATAACGGTTGTGTTTAGTATATTGTATGGATATATATCTTATCAATTTGGATATTATGGCGAAATGTTGACATATCTTTGTATGACAGGACCTATGGCATTACTGGCAACAATAGAATGGTTGAAAAATCCTTATCAAGGATCAATAGATGAAGTTGAAGTAGCCAATCTAACAAAACCAAAGTTTCTATGTTTATGTTTTTTGACAATGATAGTAACGATTCTATTTTATTTTGTTTTAAAATATTTTAATACACAAAATTTAATCGTTAGTGTGTTGTCTATTTTTACTAGTTTTATGGCAGTCGGGTTAACTTATTTGCGTAGTCATTATTATGCAATTGCCTATGCATTCAATGATATAATATTAATTATATTATGGTTGCTTGCAACCATACAAAATAGTACTTATCTAACCATGGTTTTATGTTTTTGTGTATTTTTAGTAAATGATTTATATGCTTATTATAATTGGAAAAAAATGAAAGAAAAACAAAAGGATAACAATTAG
- a CDS encoding GNAT family N-acetyltransferase: MEVICQIGLFEQAKILREEVFVKEQGFQDEFESRDASCKHVVFMEEELPVVVGRIYYEDDYAIIGRIAVAKAYRKSHLGKQMMEYLEKEIKKEGYHKIKLSAQVQAKIFYQKMGYHQKGEEYLDEHCPHVTMLKEI; this comes from the coding sequence ATGGAAGTAATATGTCAAATTGGTTTATTTGAACAAGCCAAAATTCTTAGAGAAGAAGTATTTGTAAAAGAACAAGGATTTCAAGATGAATTTGAATCAAGAGATGCTAGTTGTAAACATGTTGTGTTTATGGAAGAAGAACTACCTGTTGTGGTAGGAAGAATCTATTACGAAGATGACTATGCAATTATAGGTAGAATAGCAGTAGCCAAAGCATATCGTAAATCTCATTTAGGCAAACAAATGATGGAGTATTTAGAAAAAGAAATAAAAAAAGAAGGTTATCATAAAATAAAACTATCGGCACAGGTACAAGCAAAAATATTTTATCAAAAGATGGGGTATCATCAAAAAGGCGAAGAATACTTAGATGAACATTGTCCTCATGTTACCATGTTAAAAGAAATATAG